The Malus domestica chromosome 10, GDT2T_hap1 genome contains a region encoding:
- the LOC103422137 gene encoding uncharacterized protein isoform X1: MARSKAPAKKQQKRGIDFKKIKRKIGRKLPPPKNATNTEIKSKAIVLPEQSVASEKAGLAVNKKGLTLKELLQQTSHYNPKVRKDALLGMKDLLLRYPEELRLHKYAVVEKLRERIGDDDRLVRDTLYQLFKSVILPGCKEDNQELLISLMMAYIFNAMTHLAIDVRLMAFKFLELAIQYHPPSFFLNAEKILQSFEDILRRNQFFLEDKGKLKTALAVLELCLSLLPCNKREARSCEKNGAGQGILHAFEPDVPAKSAGCSIIIPKLKDLVPFLVNCFQDFIPEVQTGSLLNTQSFDCMLSILNSINLAVKFFFYMTDEGKLESQPSQGGHGVTMCDTISVTLVKKFLQVLFPLNMRNQLSEKDDVKYFVLNTVMTEIFLHSSKWICPPPVLFEKVLEFLEDSLLGKVCNDTLSGKAVWEKHLISLLPFVPKLVSQVAVDWKSRLLQAFSEAFKDCNPVSPLKLACISVLEELLVPRQDMLYLDPSIPEILDFQITWIRELPVLLILLDDKNPYYSQVVLHLLLRLGQRALVNSSFAWEYDNIQLSLQEFFGISQDDGNVLYGPFLRLPRDSQELSLSCLCYISNLGPPLLKSIAYCCLCPDLEQYVLFRIIEVLNSAYKSGHIQIVDHISFLITLLSRFRVFPENIVPGRESDVNISNRGTFKSLSRIVCSCLSQMGDNTLVLQMLEKIILDQMSQNPPLDNICAMLRTLITLDSKTTIISQRAFISLGNILPRYLIDVVQCIVEDDKKTTVSISSSSCRYYLIPCFVLFDKSHKLLNLVLNTLGSWITESSLLHVTGDLTHYATDISSMVDAVVFLLQLMHMDDKICQIISSFKAEIDYIMEGIRLLQSSEEISMTIEEKHKVQCALGRLQNVINTLHGEMQSV; the protein is encoded by the exons ATGGCACGCTCCAAGGCTCCGGCAAAGAAGCAGCAAAAGCGAGGCATCGACTTCAAA AAAATAAAGCGAAAGATTGGCAGAAAGTTGCCGCCACCAAAGAACGCCACGAATACTGAAATTAAGTCCAAAG CAATTGTTCTTCCCGAACAGAGTGTGGCATCGGAGAAGGCAGGATTAGCAGTGAACAAGAAAGGTTTAACGTTGAAAGAACTTCTTCAGCAAACATCTCATTACAACCCAAAAGTTCGTAAAG ATGCATTATTGGGTATGAAGGATTTACTCCTTAGGTATCCAGAAGAGTTGAGGTTGCACAAGTATGCTGTTGTTGAAAAGCTGCGTGAACGCATTGGCGATGACGATAGGCTGGTTCGAGATACGCTATATCAACTTTTTAAGTCAGTAATTTTACCTGGCTGTAAGGAG GATAATCAAGAGCTGTTGATTTCCTTGATGATGGCCTATATATTTAATGCAATGACACATTTAGCAATCGATGTTCGGTTGATGGCTTTCAAATTTTTGGAGCTTGCTATCCAATACCATCCACCTTCCTTCTTCTTGAATGCTGAAAAG ATTCTTCAAAGCTTTGAGGATATTCTGCGGAGgaaccaattttttttagagGACAAGGGCAAGCTCAAGACTGCTCTTGCCGTCCTGGAACTATGCTTGTCGCTTTTGCCATGTAACAAGAGAGAAGCTCGCTCATGTGAAAag AATGGTGCTGGACAAGGGATACTGCATGCTTTTGAGCCTGATGTACCTGCAAAATCTGCTG GATGTTCAATCATCATCCCAAAACTAAAGGATCTTGTCCCATTTCTAGTAAATTGTTTCCAAGATTTTATTCCGGAAGTTCAGACTGGCTCTCTTCTTAATACACAATCATTTGATTGTATGCTGTCCATACTTAACAGCATAAACCTTGCAGTCAAATTCTTCTTTTATATGACTGATGAGGGTAAACTAGAATCACAACCTTCTCAAGGGGGGCATGGTGTGACTATGTGTGATACTATCTCTGTGACACTAGTAAAGAAGTTTTTACAAGTTTTGTTTCCCCTGAACATGAGAAATCAACTTTCAGAAAAG GATGATGTTAAATATTTTGTCTTGAACACCGTGATGACAGAAATATTTTTGCACTCAAGCAAATGGATCTGCCCTCCTCCTGTTTTATTTGAGAAAGTTTTAGAATTTCTGGAAGATTCTCTGCTTGGAAAG GTATGCAATGACACACTTTCTGGTAAGGCAGTCTGGGAGAAGCATTTAATTTCACTTCTTCCTTTTGTTCCAAAACTTGTTTCTCAAGTGGCAGTTGACTGGAAGTCTCGCCTTCTTCAG GCTTTTAGTGAGGCATTCAAGGACTGCAATCCTGTATCCCCTTTAAAATTGGCTTGTATTTCTGTACTGGAGGAGCTGCTAGTTCCT AGACAAGACATGCTGTACCTGGATCCGAGTATTCCCGAGATATTAGACTTTCAGATTACGTGGATAAGAGAGCTTCCTGTGTTGCTTATTCTGCTGGATGATAAAAACCCATACTATTCCCAG GTTGTGCTGCACCTTCTACTTCGCCTGGGACAACGTGCTTTAGTGAACTCTTCCTTTGCATGGGAATATGACAACATCCAATTGTCACTGCAAGAATTTTTTGGCATAAGTCAAGATGATG GAAATGTATTATATGGTCCCTTTTTAAGGCTTCCCAGAGATTCTCAAGAACTCTCTCTTTCCTGCCTCTGTTATATCTCTAATTTGGGTCCACCTTTGCTGAAGTCAATAGCTTACTGTTGCCTAT GTCCTGATCTGGAACAATATGTATTATTTCGAATCATAGAGGTCCTGAATTCAGCTTATAAATCTGGGCATATTCAGATTGTTGATCACATTAGTTTCTTGATCACTTTGCTCTCCCGTTTCAGAGTTTTCCCAG AAAATATCGTTCCTGGTAGAGAGAGTGATGTGAATATCTCAAATCGAGGGACTTTTAAGTCACTCAGCCGAATTGTCTGCTCATGCCTGTCACAGATGGGTGATAATACTCTTGTTTTGCAGATGCTAGAGAAAATTATACTCGATCAGATG TCTCAAAATCCTCCTCTAGACAACATTTGTGCTATGCTTAGGACGCTTATTACACTGGACTCTAAAACCACAATAATTTCCCAAAGAGCTTTTATAAGCCTTGGCAATATCCTTCCACGGTATCTGATTGACGTTGTGCAG TGCATTGTTGAAGATGACAAGAAGACCACCGTTTCCATTTCTTCAAGTTCATGTCGTTATTATCTCATCCCTTGCTTTGTCTTGTTTGATAAAAGTCACAAACTTCTGAATCTTGTATTGAATACGTTGGGGTCATGGATAACTGAAAGTAGTTTGCTGCATGTAACTGGTGATCTTACCCACTACGCAACTGACATTTCAAGTATGGTAGATGCAGTCGTTTTCCTGCTTCAATTGATGCATATGGATGACAAAATCTGTCAAATCATATCTTCGTTCAAGGCAGAGATTGACTATATCATGGAAGGCATCAGGTTATTACAG TCATCAGAGGAAATCAGCATGACGATTGAAGAAAAGCACAAGGTGCAATGTGCACTTGGTAGACTACAGAATGTAATAAATACACTGCACGGTGAGATGCAGTCAGTCTAG
- the LOC103422137 gene encoding uncharacterized protein isoform X2, with protein MARSKAPAKKQQKRGIDFKKIKRKIGRKLPPPKNATNTEIKSKAIVLPEQSVASEKAGLAVNKKGLTLKELLQQTSHYNPKVRKDALLGMKDLLLRYPEELRLHKYAVVEKLRERIGDDDRLVRDTLYQLFKSVILPGCKEDNQELLISLMMAYIFNAMTHLAIDVRLMAFKFLELAIQYHPPSFFLNAEKILQSFEDILRRNQFFLEDKGKLKTALAVLELCLSLLPCNKREARSCEKNGAGQGILHAFEPDVPAKSAGCSIIIPKLKDLVPFLVNCFQDFIPEVQTGSLLNTQSFDCMLSILNSINLAVKFFFYMTDEGKLESQPSQGGHGVTMCDTISVTLVKKFLQVLFPLNMRNQLSEKDDVKYFVLNTVMTEIFLHSSKWICPPPVLFEKVLEFLEDSLLGKVCNDTLSGKAVWEKHLISLLPFVPKLVSQVAVDWKSRLLQAFSEAFKDCNPVSPLKLACISVLEELLVPRQDMLYLDPSIPEILDFQITWIRELPVLLILLDDKNPYYSQVVLHLLLRLGQRALVNSSFAWEYDNIQLSLQEFFGISQDDGNVLYGPFLRLPRDSQELSLSCLCYISNLGPPLLKSIAYCCLCPDLEQYVLFRIIEVLNSAYKSGHIQIVDHISFLITLLSRFRVFPENIVPGRESDVNISNRGTFKSLSRIVCSCLSQMGDNTLVLQMLEKIILDQMSQNPPLDNICAMLRTLITLDSKTTIISQRAFISLGNILPRYLIDVVQSSEEISMTIEEKHKVQCALGRLQNVINTLHGEMQSV; from the exons ATGGCACGCTCCAAGGCTCCGGCAAAGAAGCAGCAAAAGCGAGGCATCGACTTCAAA AAAATAAAGCGAAAGATTGGCAGAAAGTTGCCGCCACCAAAGAACGCCACGAATACTGAAATTAAGTCCAAAG CAATTGTTCTTCCCGAACAGAGTGTGGCATCGGAGAAGGCAGGATTAGCAGTGAACAAGAAAGGTTTAACGTTGAAAGAACTTCTTCAGCAAACATCTCATTACAACCCAAAAGTTCGTAAAG ATGCATTATTGGGTATGAAGGATTTACTCCTTAGGTATCCAGAAGAGTTGAGGTTGCACAAGTATGCTGTTGTTGAAAAGCTGCGTGAACGCATTGGCGATGACGATAGGCTGGTTCGAGATACGCTATATCAACTTTTTAAGTCAGTAATTTTACCTGGCTGTAAGGAG GATAATCAAGAGCTGTTGATTTCCTTGATGATGGCCTATATATTTAATGCAATGACACATTTAGCAATCGATGTTCGGTTGATGGCTTTCAAATTTTTGGAGCTTGCTATCCAATACCATCCACCTTCCTTCTTCTTGAATGCTGAAAAG ATTCTTCAAAGCTTTGAGGATATTCTGCGGAGgaaccaattttttttagagGACAAGGGCAAGCTCAAGACTGCTCTTGCCGTCCTGGAACTATGCTTGTCGCTTTTGCCATGTAACAAGAGAGAAGCTCGCTCATGTGAAAag AATGGTGCTGGACAAGGGATACTGCATGCTTTTGAGCCTGATGTACCTGCAAAATCTGCTG GATGTTCAATCATCATCCCAAAACTAAAGGATCTTGTCCCATTTCTAGTAAATTGTTTCCAAGATTTTATTCCGGAAGTTCAGACTGGCTCTCTTCTTAATACACAATCATTTGATTGTATGCTGTCCATACTTAACAGCATAAACCTTGCAGTCAAATTCTTCTTTTATATGACTGATGAGGGTAAACTAGAATCACAACCTTCTCAAGGGGGGCATGGTGTGACTATGTGTGATACTATCTCTGTGACACTAGTAAAGAAGTTTTTACAAGTTTTGTTTCCCCTGAACATGAGAAATCAACTTTCAGAAAAG GATGATGTTAAATATTTTGTCTTGAACACCGTGATGACAGAAATATTTTTGCACTCAAGCAAATGGATCTGCCCTCCTCCTGTTTTATTTGAGAAAGTTTTAGAATTTCTGGAAGATTCTCTGCTTGGAAAG GTATGCAATGACACACTTTCTGGTAAGGCAGTCTGGGAGAAGCATTTAATTTCACTTCTTCCTTTTGTTCCAAAACTTGTTTCTCAAGTGGCAGTTGACTGGAAGTCTCGCCTTCTTCAG GCTTTTAGTGAGGCATTCAAGGACTGCAATCCTGTATCCCCTTTAAAATTGGCTTGTATTTCTGTACTGGAGGAGCTGCTAGTTCCT AGACAAGACATGCTGTACCTGGATCCGAGTATTCCCGAGATATTAGACTTTCAGATTACGTGGATAAGAGAGCTTCCTGTGTTGCTTATTCTGCTGGATGATAAAAACCCATACTATTCCCAG GTTGTGCTGCACCTTCTACTTCGCCTGGGACAACGTGCTTTAGTGAACTCTTCCTTTGCATGGGAATATGACAACATCCAATTGTCACTGCAAGAATTTTTTGGCATAAGTCAAGATGATG GAAATGTATTATATGGTCCCTTTTTAAGGCTTCCCAGAGATTCTCAAGAACTCTCTCTTTCCTGCCTCTGTTATATCTCTAATTTGGGTCCACCTTTGCTGAAGTCAATAGCTTACTGTTGCCTAT GTCCTGATCTGGAACAATATGTATTATTTCGAATCATAGAGGTCCTGAATTCAGCTTATAAATCTGGGCATATTCAGATTGTTGATCACATTAGTTTCTTGATCACTTTGCTCTCCCGTTTCAGAGTTTTCCCAG AAAATATCGTTCCTGGTAGAGAGAGTGATGTGAATATCTCAAATCGAGGGACTTTTAAGTCACTCAGCCGAATTGTCTGCTCATGCCTGTCACAGATGGGTGATAATACTCTTGTTTTGCAGATGCTAGAGAAAATTATACTCGATCAGATG TCTCAAAATCCTCCTCTAGACAACATTTGTGCTATGCTTAGGACGCTTATTACACTGGACTCTAAAACCACAATAATTTCCCAAAGAGCTTTTATAAGCCTTGGCAATATCCTTCCACGGTATCTGATTGACGTTGTGCAG TCATCAGAGGAAATCAGCATGACGATTGAAGAAAAGCACAAGGTGCAATGTGCACTTGGTAGACTACAGAATGTAATAAATACACTGCACGGTGAGATGCAGTCAGTCTAG